From the genome of Monomorium pharaonis isolate MP-MQ-018 chromosome 1, ASM1337386v2, whole genome shotgun sequence:
acttttttgcgcgcttcttgtttttcggaattcaataacaatatcccctgtctgcctagtttcgcgttctccctctactattctaagtctattactaaattgctccggcatcatattatttaagatcttaaaaataaatatgcacatattgtaatacagcctttgtcttatagtcataaattgcaacgcttggtgcatacatttaactttggtacgtttgtcacattgcaatatgactctcatagctctattttgcgctatttggagcctacttaactgtgtatcccccatatctattagtagcgttgcacaatactcaaagtgaggtgctataattgtcttgtatatcgtacatctagtgtaagccgagataaagttccctattctatttaaaaaacttattttcttccctattttctttagcatgtaatcacagtgaccgctgaatctaagtctatcatcaataattatgcccaagtactttattatttctacgcgctcaatctcatttccatccaaacatctcacaatagtattgcctctcaattctttccttatacctctaactaacatatattttgttttccccgtattcatcttcagtttattaatattcatccattcctccactacgttaaatgcaatattcaatttcctctcTATCTCCGCACTACTCTCACCTGTTACATTGTAACGGTTCACCTTTCCCGATCGCCTCGGACAGGCTCGCCGGATTCCAGGATTCGGGAGAAGGGGAGAAACCAACTTGCGTATACCGATCTCAGATTAACAGtcttttattgtaattcttaTTCTATCTTACATAGTCCTTAGGCTACTTATTCTATGcgtgtatatacaataatgtaCAGCTTAACCTAATGTCGTCGACTCGGACGGGAGCGCGCTAGTGCGCAGCACCTTGAACGCGGTCGCGAACCGTGGTcgccggcaagaaccgggcggGCAGGGCGGCCAAGTAACCGGCCCCGTGGAGGATGCTAGGGATggccgaatgccggcaagaaccgggcagcagaacggccaggtggcctgctccgtcggcggatacaaggagagccgaatgccggcaagaaccgggcggcagaacggccaggtggcctgctccgtcggcggatacaaggagagccgaatgccggcaagaaccgggcggcagaacggccaggtggcctgctccgtcggcggataCAAGGATGGCCAaatgccggcaagaaccgggcggcagaacggccaggtggcctgtTCCGTCGGCGGACACAAGGATAGtcgaatgccggcgagaaccgggcgTCAGAGTGGTCCGGAAACCTACTCAGTCGACAGGACGGGACTGGTGCTCGATCCCGATCGAGCACGGCTTTTATACCCGTCGGGGCGATCCCCACGCGCTCCCAGCCGCGTGGTGGGATCGGTTCCCGACGGGGGATACTAGACTTTCGGGAGGGGCGTCCGTAGACGCCGAGTCCCGTGGTGGGGCGGATGGTCGGCCCGGGACTTAGTGACGAATTGTCACATCACCCCCCCTTTTTAGGGGGGGTGGGCGCGGGTGGCAACGGCCGGATTGCCCGGGGCTGACCCCGGCGATCGAAGCGGATGATCCATCGATCGCCGGTGTCAGTCACCCGGTACTTACGGCGCACCACGGCGGCGTGGAATGGCACCGCCACCACCCTCCCGTTCGGTAAGGCCACGCGCACCGGGGGGGTGTACCCCGCCGGCGGTGCCGGGCTGGTTCCGTTCGGGAGGGGCGGTGCGGGCCGGACCGTGCGGTAGCCGTGGTGCGCCGGTGCTGGTGGCGGCGTGGTGGGCGGTGTCGGAGGCGACGCGATCGGCGGCGCGGTCGGTAGCGCCGGGGGCGCCGCAATGGGTGGCGCGGTCGGTGGCGCCGGCGGTGGCGCGATTAGTCGCGGCGTAACGGCCGCGAGCGGCCTGGGCGGCGCGGCGTGAGGTGGCGCAGGCGGTGGTGGGGCGGGGCGCGTGGAAGGGGGCGCGGGGGGAGCCTTGACGGCGTACCCCTCGGGGGGCCTCCTCCGAGTCCGGCGTCCCCTGGGTGGTGGTGGGGGGAGTTGAGCGAGAAAACTCGCTTTTCTCCGCTGGTCGGCGTCGGACCGCTGGATGGAGGTCCCCCGACGAGGCACCCTCCGCTCCCtaggtggtggtggtggcggtgtGGGCTCCTTCGGCCGCCTCTTCCACGCCGTGCCCTCGTCCCTTTCGTCGTCGCTCGAGCTCGAGATGGGGCTCCCGAAGAGCTCTCGTTCGCGCTCTTTGCGGTCTCCCATTTCGGAAAGCGATGCAAATGAGGGCGCGGGCCGCTCTTATATAGTGGGTCGGCATGGGGTGGGAGTGACGCGGCGTGGGGGTAATCGTTAAGGTGAGTTTGCGTGTGTCCCGGGTTCGTTCGGTATTAACCGAGTGGGTTTGTTCGGGATTTTCCACGGGGGTGATTCTCTCACTCGTCGGCCGGTGTTTCTTCTTTGTCTGAGTCGGCGTCCTTCTCTCCGTCGGTGTCGGTCTCTCCCTCGGTTTCGCCGGTGTCCTCCCGTTGGTCCGGCTTGAGGTCCTGGACGTGTATGTGGCGGTGCCACCTTCCCTGGGCATCCTTCAGGTCCACCACCACGGGACTGTGGATGCGTCGTACCTCCATTGGGCCACGGAACTTTGGCGCCAGCTTGGCGTTAAACGCGTTTTCCTGGTGTTGGTTCTGGCTGGTGGGGCATGTTGTCGTCGGCTGGCTCGATGAAAATTGCTGGTATGTCCGGAGTCTGGAGAATGCCGGGATATGCGGTGTGAAACTGGCGGAGCCGTCTTCGAAGAGCGTCCAATGGAGCGGCGGCGTCAATTCCGTGCTGCTGGGCAAGCTGTAATGCCTGCTCTTTGGAAAGGGTATTGATCCAAGAACTCATTCGGTTTTTACGCAAGCTGGGTTCCCACTAGTCAGGTCCCTGTTCGGGCGCCATGTAACGGTTCACCTTTCCCGATCGCCTCGGACAGGCTCGCCGGATTCCAGGATTCGGGAGAAGGGGAGAAACCAACTTGCGTATACCGATCTCAGATTAACAGtcttttattgtaattcttaTTCTATCTTACATAGTCCTTAGGCTACTTATTCTATGcgtgtatatacaataatgtaCAGCTTAACCTAATGTCGTCGACTCGGACGGGAGCGCGCTAGTGCGCAGCACCTTGAACGCGGTCGCGAACCGTGGTcgccggcaagaaccgggcggGCAGGGCGGCCAAGTAACCGGCCCCGTGGAGGATGCTAGGGATggccgaatgccggcaagaaccgggcagcagaacggccaggtggcctgctccgtcggcggatacaaggagagccgaatgccggcaagaaccgggcggcagaacggccaggtggcctgctccgtcggcggatacaaggagagccgaatgccggcgagaaccaGGCGGCAGAACCTCGAAGGTGTTGCTTGCCACTATGATGTCGTCGAGGTAAACTAGCACATGGGGCTCGAGGTCCGGCCCTAAGACAGAGTCGAGCAGTCTCTGAAACGTGGCCGGGGCGGAGTGGAGTCCGAACGGCATAACGGTGAACTGGTAGAGTCCTCGTCCAGGTACCGTAAATGCCGTGGCCGGGCGGCTGGCTCGCGCCAACGGGACCTGCCAGTACCCGCTCTTCAGGTCCAGCGTAGAGAGATAGGTCGCCCCCCGGAGCTTGTCTAGTGTGGCGGTGATGTGCGGGAGGGGGTATGCGTCCTTCTCCGAGACTTCGTTCAGGCGGCGGAAATCAATGCAGAACCGGTGTGCCCCGTCCTTCTTTTTGACCAGGACCACGGGTGAGCTCCACGGACTGCGCGAGGGTTCGATTACTCCCTCGGCCAGCATTTTGTCGACCTCTCGGTCGATGACGGCCTGCATAGCCGGATTTCGTGGCCGGTATCGCTGTTTGATGGGCGGTCCGGGCTTGAGGCGGATGCGGTGTTCCGCGTGAGACGTGGTTCCCCGGATCTGCTCGAACTTGGGAAGTTCCGCCGCGAGGAACGCCTGGAGCCGGGCTGCCTCTCGTGGAGTTTGCCGGCTGAGTGCCCCAATAGTTGTGCGCTTGCTGCCGGGACCGAGCGGAGGGGGTCGGAGGGTTAAGCGTAGCTTTCGCCATAGGTCCACCCCGATTAAAACCTGGCTGCCTAGCCGTGGTAGAATGGCAAACTGGTGCCGGTACGTGCGTCCCTGCAGGCGTAGCGACAGGTGGAGTATCCCCAAGATGGCTACTTGGGTTCCATCGGCGAGGTGTGCGTACCCTTCCATTGGCCCCGTGGCGACACGTTGACGGGGGAACAGCCTGGCCATCTCGTCGCTGACATAAGACAGCTCGGATCCCGAGTCCACGAGCGCCAACAGAGAGTGGCCGCCAATACGGACAGGTAGGTGTGGCCGCGGATTATAAGTTATTCGGTCGCGGGCTCGGTGACGACCGCCACGTCGCCGGCCCGCTGGGCGTTTCCCGGCGGGTGGCAGTCGCAAGTTAGGACTCCATCCTTCCCGCAGCGGGAACAGAACTTCTTCGGTGGCCGTTTACAATCCTGTCGGGTATGTCCACGCTGTTTGCAGCGCCAGCAGCAGTCATCTCGGCTATAGGTCGTAACGGCGGCAGTGACCTTTGAGACGGGCCTAGCTTCGGGCGAGCGGGTCTTCCGGCGTTGCTCGATCTCTTCATATCGAGCGGCCTGAGAGCTTAACTCGAGCAGGGTGGTCTGTCCGGTTAGCGGGACGAACAGCTGGTAGTCGGGATCCATGTTTTCATAAATCTGCTCGACCCGGTCCCGCTCGGAGTACCCCCCGGCTCGGCGCATCATGGTGGTCAGTGCTGTGGCATAGGCCTGGAATGTCTCGCCCCTGCGCTGGTGGCGACCTTGGATTTCTAGCTTCATTCGGCGTTGATAACCTGGAGGCAGGAATGCTTGTCGCACGCTCTCGGAGAACTCCTCCCAGGTGTTCCACTGGCCGGCGTTGTTTCGGTGCCAGAGGATCGCGTCGCCTCTTAACAATTCCGGTAGTCCGAGGAGGAGGTGTTCTCCCTCCAGGCCGTAGCTCACTCTTAATTCCTCGGTTCGCTCAAGGAAGGAGAGTGGATCCTTTCCGTCGAAGTGATGCCCCCACTTCCGGATCTGATTGATTAGTTTGATTCTTTCCACCGGTCCGGGTGTCGTCCGTAGAGGCTCCTGGAGGGCGCCCCTCTGTGGCTCCATTGTATGGCTCCCTGGCATTGGTTCTGGCTGGTGGGGCATGTTGTCGTCGGCTGGCTCGATGAAAATCGCTGGTATGTCCGGAATCTGGAGAATGCCGGGATATGCGGTGTGAAACTGGCGGAGCCGTCTTCGAAGAGCGTCCAATGGAGCGGCGGCGTCAATTCCGTGCTGCTGGGCAAGCTGTAATGCCTGCTCTTTGGAAAGGGTATTGATCCAAGAACTCATTCGGTTTTTACGCAAGCTGGGTTCCCACTAGTCAGGTCCCTGTTCGGGCGATCGGGAAAAGTGAACCGTTACATGGCGCCCGAACAGGGACTCGAACCCTGGACCCTCAGATCCCTGTTCGGGCGCCATGTAACGGTTCACCTTTCCCGATCGCCTCAGACAGGCTCGCCGGATTCCAGGATTCGGGAGAAGGGGAGAAACCAACTTGCGTATACCGctgccggcaagaaccgggcggcagaacggccaggtggcctgtTCCGTCGGCGGACACAAGGATAGtcgaatgccggcgagaaccgggcgTCAGAGTGGTCCGGAAACCTACTCAGTCGACAGGACGGGACTGGTGCTCGATCCCGATCGAGCACGGCTTTTATACCCGTCGGGGCGATCCCCACGCGCTCCCAGCCGCGTGGTGGGATCGGTTCCCGACGGGGGATACTAGACTTTCGGGAGGGGCGTCCGTAGACGCCGAGTCCCGTGGTGGGGCGGATGGTCGGCCCGGGACTTAGTGACGAATTGTCACAACATATATTAACGTATcgtccgcaaacatttttatattacacacatccgagcaaacgttaacaatatcattcatatatattataaacaacaatgggcccaataccgaaccctgtggcactccgtattccgtagtcagtatcttagaccatctatcattaaattgaacttgttgcattctatcttttaagtacgacctaaaccattctagaactgttcctgtaataccatactggtataatttctctaataatcttcctctatcaattgtctcgaaagcccgtttaagatctacaaaaataactcctactatttgtctctcactaataatcaatttccattcatctataactgtttgaattgctgtttcacacgagtaatttttcctaaagcccgactgatgttccgttataatattattactttctaggtagacctcaatttgctttttaactattatctctaatactttttcatatattggtaatatattaataggcctataatcacttgccctcttaggtttctctacttttggtattggaattatcgtggatgttttccactctttcaagaaacaaccctcactcaatgacttatttattatatcacaatatttctcttctatgacacaaaataccgtttttaatatatcgctagttattccttcttctgtacctttcttttttggtaattccctaatgatttttcttacttattctgtcgtaattgattcaaatttttctagctctcccatcttttcaatacaataaatagttctcttatttgtgctcgttgtataatttttatctatagattttattatgtctttaatactttgtatataatataagttaaatttatcagctatatcacactctatattattgtctaatatttcaaaatctatgtTTCCTACAAATTTCGCGCCTATTGGTcctcctctaataatttcttttaatgatttccacatagttgtgggattgttactattatgatcaatcatgttttcataatattcttttttctttgttctaattaaactaactactgcatttctttctattttaaattgttgccagttttgttccgtgctatcgtacagtgcttttctataagcctcatctcttctagtcgctagctcttctatttcctttgaataccattttttcccttcccatatttttggtattctaaaaattttcttaggtgCTGAGATGTTTAGCGCAtctacaatactattaattaaattctttgcctttacattaatatctaactcattaatatctaaatcatatcctttttctaaattactctccactagcttaataaactcatccgcattatatctactataatccctgccactgaattctttatatttatttacaatcttgttcgtatttatcacaacttttatccacgcatgatccgttatcttaggttcgtacttgacttctacatttatatctttattcgcaaaaactagatctataattgttctactattttcggtaactctcgttggtttatccacatactgcttcatacctagactttgcatagtcgttagtagtttatttgtataataagagtctgtcatacaatctatattaaagtctcctaatattatacactcttcttttattgttaattcttctactatctcctctaagaatcctataaactctccatgtgacgcactcggtgaatgatatattaccattaacactcctttaaacaatttctcttttacttctattgcaacgcaccacacaatcctttctaattttttcaatactactaTTTCATACTTGATATCGTCTCTTACATACAGAGCAACTCCCcctgtatttctattttccgcgTCGCATCTAACCACACTGTATCCCGGTACACTTATTTCACTGTCTTCAATTTCCGCAATCAGTCTCGACTCCGACAATGCAATAACTGccggatttaatttcttcataatctgatgctgtatctcgtccttatgtgccattaaactttgcgcgtttgtatatattatctgatcctcttctttctgtaattgctattttttggCTTCCCATCCACTTctcctcttctcctcttcGATAGCCCTCTTGTATGTCGGGCATTCCGGATCCAGAGCATCATgatcgtcttttatttttaaattatatgtttttattttaaacatacaatttacacatttgttcTGCTTCTCTCTACATTCACTTGCTTTATGCTTTCCTGTACATTTATGACACGTTTCATCTCTCGtacagttttttgcaatgtggTAGAATCCCCAGCAGTTGAAACATCTCTTTATGCTAAAGTGATTGAACACAGGACATTTTCTCCAGCCtatattcaacttttctttttttaacatcaattcaTGTGTTACTTCATctacttcaattattaaagatctaccttcttttcctttccttctagaTTGACTATcatccatattttttcttttcgggaTTTTCTTAACTATGCTTATACGAGATTCACCAATactattctgtttctttattgtatCTATTAGCTCATCGTCATCCAACTCTATTTCTTCCTcgctaatattaacaatttttattttcggctTCTTTTGTACTGAttctgtaacattataattgtcacCTAGTTTAGACTGTactacatcttttaatttatctatttcttctCCGGTCTCACATCCTAGAATTACtgttccttctcttccttttcgtaCCTTTGTTATCCCCATTGgcatattcttaatatcaactttttcttttattatttttttagtggtcTCACTTTCTTGCTGAGTCTTCGGTTTGATGATTATGatgttttccttctttttctttattgcctCACTGTAACTGCCGCGCACGTTTTCCGCTGACGCCTGCATTCCTcctcgtattatttttcgtaggtcttccatttcttgtttaatagcttttatttCCTCTTGCACTGTTTCTTTaatcagcatttttatttctcgtttgcATGCCATTTCATCTTTCATCTCTCTCATAGTTCTTACTAGCCAATCAATTTTCGTATCCATGCCCATGTTGACTCCTATCGCTCTGCTTCCGCCACTTCCCGTCGATCCCGTAGAACTTAGTCTTTCTCTTCCGCTTCCCGTCTGTATTGGTGTTTTTTTCACATCTATATCTTTTTCACTGTCTACTGTAAACTTCTCATATGGGCCAGGACAAGACACATATTCTCGATTTCTGTCATACACCTTATGTTTACTTGCACATCCAGGATGGAAGAAAAGTTTGACACATGACTTACATGTCACGACCtgactttttatttccttcttacaTGCGGCACATCTATATTCCGCATATTCATCGACCATATTAGTAGGTATCGGCTGATGCCGATCCTATCGATACGGGCGCCCACTCACGTacgtaactttaattaatatacatgtcACTATAAATGTCTACCTGTCGCGACATGTATGACCCGCATGGAAAATATACTGATTTTCCGCATAGATCCACGCACTCTCGCTAGAAAACTTTGGTCCTGTTTGGTCCTTACGCTTATTCTTACAGCCACGAcacctttttataattttctttcacttCTTAATCACTTTAAATTAACTGCATTTGCGGAGCGATCTTTGACACGTCCATCACGGTAgagacgcgagagagagagagagagagagagagagacatattCGAACATACGCACGCATAAGGCTCGATTGTTCGAACTTCTTTGTAAACTTAACTAtcaatatatgtttgtctatttatttaagaaaagaaatgaagataaacACCTACCTGGTAGataagtttatcaagaagttggaatAACCGGCCCTAAGAGACtcagatattaaaaatcgcttccttatgaacaaaattatatactaacacacatatacacacacgcacgcactcaAATCAGAGATGCacgtacaaaagaaaaagaaagagagatggcaaattattcggtttagcggcgccaagtttttgtagtaaaatttgtattaaaatatttatttgtaatatttgtacagataattatttgtaaaagtggatgttttagtttgtatgaacatccattttcatggttggcgcattttcttcatatcattacttttgtagagaaaataaattatttgctgtttttgggggaaaagaaaattttattaaaattttttacatttgtagtgccaaattaaaattattttctacaaaaatagatttttgagggcgtttcatgcgcgcgtatacttggcgcttttttatacctttttttaaaaaggtaattttgttgggataCTATTTACCAATAGCctcgtaattttaaaaagaatacgtCAGCAATTATGGTGACAAGCTTATTTTACGAGCGGCATTAGCTTTGGCGCCAATTTAAAACATGGGGACATAAAAGTATGTCATATGGTTTTCGACAAAATTTGACCAACATGTCGTAACATGTTTCGCATGCTTctcattgatttaaaaaaaaaaaaaaaaaaaaatctggcGTCAATCAATGCCGCTTCCTTATAAAGATCTCATATCGACATTTGTTTAAGGTAGCTTCCTAATGAGATACCTTGCTGATAAGTATCTAGGGCAGGGTTTTATTGCGGTCCCTTTCCCCTCCCTCCTCAAACGGACCCTTATGCGGTCCGGGTCTTCCCCCGCTTCCGCGTGACGTCATCCCCCGCGCCTACAAATATCCCCCGCGCCCCGCACCCCGCTCGTTGCCCCATGGAGCGATACCGGCCTCTTATACCTACTAAtggtatttttacatttatgacATGTTGTTTTTTTGACACAAATAATGTTATCGTCAATCGCTTGTTGCAAATTATTGAAAccgtttcttaaaatttcatcacgtttatgttatatgttgataatgtatttttataactgtGACTGCACTTGCTACATTTGTATTCAGTTGTGTAGcttggaatatttttaaataaatattttgtcaaatGCGCAGCATTACAATTTGCATTCAGTGACAAATTAGTACGCgtgatatgattttttttttaaattggtgTATCCCATAATATTGAGGCTTTTGTACTGTAATCATTTGCAGTAATTTTTCCgcgttttaatatatttattgcgaattttacaaaaatatttgatgaCATAAATGCACTCATATCTGTTTTGTACGTATCGTGCATACCCATACCGTTTCCAATTACTTGAAAGATAGAATCAAATGCACATGTATCACGAATAACTATCTTTCGTTTATCAATAACAGTCAGTTTACATATACAATCATTTTTTAGAATTGGTAGACCTATAGTCTTACATGTATTACTAAAATCCCAATCGGCGCATGGCGTTAAGTAATTGGGTTTTGATCGTTTGGAAACGTGTgcttcatattttatagatgcctttctttttattttacatcgccaattttcaatttcatttaatgaatttggctctacattttctttattttcatttataaataattcatccGGATTATTTTGCTTCGAAAATGACTTTGTTGAATTACTTTCATCAGATAATGCTTTGTCACTTAAATTTATACTTCTTAAAGATGTTTTTGTGAGATCGTCATTGgacatttctttatttaattctgtCTCATTCAAATCaatgttttcttttgaaaatGTGTTTATGAGACTTTCTTCATCAGATATTTTTGGACTTAATTTTGTCTCATTTAAATCCACATTCTCTTTTAAAAgcgtttttatgaaatttttgtcatcagacaattttattaaactttctcCATCAGACAATTTTACTGTATTTAATTCCATTTCGTTTAAATCAGTATTGTTCTTTGAATGTGTATTTGTTGGACTTTTTTCTGTAGACATTTCTGTTGAGCTCAATTTTGTTTCattgaaatttgtattatttaatatttttgtaagacTTTCGTCATCAGACATTTTCACTGGACTTAATTCTTTTGCAttcaaatctttatctttagcagatgattttattttgttttttttatgtttttgttgGTTCCGTCGATTCTGTCTTATTCAAATCTACTTTTTCATTAGATAAACCACATGTTATTTTCAGTCTACCATCAAGGTAATCAATatgttgaaatataaatttatctattcgCATGggtaacttatttttaaaaacgctGGTCTTTAATTCTGCAAATTTAGCTTCAACAAAGGATGATGTGGCAATTGGTAAACCATATTTAAAGTACGATCTCATTATTCCTGTCCATAATGGTAAATAAcgtataagattttttatctttttgcaGCTTCAACGTTGTAAAATGCATTTACAACAGTTCCATTTTTGCAAGCAAGGGCAGTTTCTTCTGCTCTAACAAATGTATCTTCTGCCCAAGTATTCCAACAACCTTCTGTACTAATTTCATTTTCTACgttttcgtaatttttatcttgttcCGGATCTTTAACCGTAACTCCTTTAATCATATCATTAATTTGCATAAGATATATTTCAGATGGTAGCAACAGTGGCAGGTCGATCACATCATCGCCTAGATCCTCACTTAATGCTACGACCAATATATGTTTTAGAAATTCAGAAATGTCTTTAAAATTATCCAGTTGATATAATTTAGCatcgtaaataaaattgacgtATTTTTGTCACTTTACCTTTTAGGCAATCCCATCTAGCAATCATAGCTATAAAATGACTAACATCTAGTCTCATATAACATGATGGGATATccgtatatttattattaataattttataacatatttgcAAATACTGATTTAAATCAATACAATTTGCAAATACACGTGCAACAGCAATCAAAATAGCTTTTCCAAAATCTGTCACAACAGTTCGAGGTTTCGGTGCACCATTTCTTACAATTTCCAAAAGGAAGTAGCTTATTACTGCTGCATCTTGCTTTGCGGATACCATTTACAAAGTTGAAAAGTTGCCGTATTTAGATACGCAAACACATTCTATAAAGATAAATGTGAGGATTTTTCGCCGTTAGGAAGACgtaatttcttttctatacTTCCTGTAGCATCTATTGCTAAAAAgctattattatctttataagcTGTTTTATACATGAGTTGTTGCTCCTGAGTCCAATACATACAATAGA
Proteins encoded in this window:
- the LOC118646851 gene encoding vegetative cell wall protein gp1-like; amino-acid sequence: MGDRKERERELFGSPISSSSDDERDEGTAWKRRPKEPTPPPPPPRERRVPRRGTSIQRSDADQRRKASFLAQLPPPPPRGRRTRRRPPEGYAVKAPPAPPSTRPAPPPPAPPHAAPPRPLAAVTPRLIAPPPAPPTAPPIAAPPALPTAPPIASPPTPPTTPPPAPAHHGYRTVRPAPPLPNGTSPAPPAGYTPPVRVALPNGRVVAVPFHAAVVRRKYRVTDTGDRWIIRFDRRGQPRAIRPLPPAPTPPKKGG